A single window of Syntrophus aciditrophicus SB DNA harbors:
- a CDS encoding efflux RND transporter periplasmic adaptor subunit — MKTKRLIIVALLVVALLVIIVWSKGKDRREEGAMKLSGNIEVTEMNLSFKRPGKITLLLTEEGQSVKKGDKLAELDAEELGNQLRQYQAQVYESGFRLEELLAGSRPQEIEQARAAVGQAKAELVKAKADFDRAEELYANGAIAAEERDALRRAYLVTVAQLKRSTEALSLVREGPRREEIQAIRMRLQQAKAALAASENRLRDSYLFAPSNGVVLKKTAELGETLATGVPVYKIGDVANPWVKVYIKEDKLGLVKLGQSASVTTDSYPGKVYKGAVTYIASEAEFTPKNVQTEEERVKLVFGLKVSVENPAGELKPGMPADVRIALR, encoded by the coding sequence ATGAAAACGAAGCGGTTGATCATTGTAGCCCTGCTGGTTGTCGCACTTCTTGTTATCATCGTCTGGTCGAAGGGCAAAGATCGGCGGGAAGAAGGAGCCATGAAGCTCTCCGGCAACATCGAGGTGACGGAGATGAATCTCAGTTTCAAGCGGCCGGGAAAAATCACTCTGTTGCTTACCGAAGAAGGACAATCGGTGAAGAAGGGTGACAAACTGGCTGAATTGGACGCGGAAGAGCTGGGAAATCAGCTCAGGCAGTATCAGGCCCAGGTTTATGAAAGCGGTTTCCGCCTCGAGGAGCTGCTGGCGGGTTCACGACCTCAGGAAATTGAACAGGCCCGTGCTGCCGTCGGTCAAGCGAAGGCCGAGCTGGTCAAGGCCAAGGCCGACTTTGACCGGGCGGAGGAACTTTACGCCAACGGTGCAATCGCTGCCGAGGAAAGAGATGCCCTTCGCAGAGCTTATCTCGTGACCGTAGCTCAACTCAAACGAAGCACAGAAGCCCTGAGTCTGGTTCGGGAAGGACCCCGAAGAGAAGAAATCCAGGCGATTCGGATGCGCCTGCAGCAAGCAAAAGCCGCCCTTGCTGCTTCTGAAAATCGCCTGAGAGACTCTTATCTTTTTGCCCCTTCGAATGGGGTAGTCCTGAAAAAGACAGCCGAATTGGGGGAAACGCTCGCAACCGGGGTCCCTGTTTATAAGATTGGGGATGTCGCGAACCCCTGGGTTAAAGTCTATATCAAAGAGGACAAACTGGGGTTGGTAAAACTCGGACAGAGTGCCTCGGTGACGACAGACTCATATCCGGGGAAGGTCTATAAAGGTGCAGTAACTTATATCGCTTCCGAGGCCGAGTTTACACCGAAGAACGTTCAGACTGAAGAGGAACGTGTGAAGCTTGTTTTTGGTCTGAAGGTCAGCGTCGAGAACCCAGCAGGCGAGTTGAAACCTGGTATGCCTGCTGACGTGCGGATAGCACTCAGATAA
- a CDS encoding ABC transporter ATP-binding protein yields MRTEDEIAVKIDGLTKKFGDFVAVDSISLTVRKGEVFGFLGPNGAGKSTTIKMLCGLLTPTEGTGSVGGYDVRNEAEEIKKHIGYMSQRFSLYETLTAEENIDFFSGIYGVPRDKKSERKDWALRMAGLEDRKNALTGTLPGGFKQRVALGCAILHEPPIIFLDEPTSGVDPVSRRSFWDLIYRMSAEGVTVFVTTHYMDEADYCDRLALIYRGRLIAEGTPQQLKEEYMVKDVLEIEVDDVVGAMETLKRRGIESVVFGSLLHVAVEKDPQGPAKLKEMLEQDGIPVNGIEQIPPSLEDVFVTLIEVS; encoded by the coding sequence ATGAGAACAGAGGACGAAATAGCGGTCAAGATAGACGGCCTAACAAAGAAATTCGGTGATTTCGTGGCAGTTGACTCCATAAGTCTTACCGTAAGAAAGGGAGAGGTCTTCGGGTTTCTGGGACCGAACGGGGCGGGCAAATCAACGACCATAAAAATGCTCTGCGGGTTGTTGACCCCTACAGAGGGCACGGGGTCTGTTGGCGGGTATGACGTCCGGAATGAAGCCGAGGAAATCAAAAAACATATCGGCTATATGTCCCAGAGGTTTTCCCTTTACGAGACATTGACGGCGGAAGAAAATATCGATTTCTTTAGCGGCATTTATGGAGTGCCAAGAGACAAAAAGAGCGAACGAAAAGATTGGGCGCTTCGAATGGCGGGTCTGGAGGATAGAAAGAACGCGCTTACGGGAACCCTGCCGGGCGGGTTCAAGCAACGCGTGGCCCTGGGCTGTGCAATCCTTCATGAGCCACCCATTATTTTTCTTGATGAGCCGACTTCAGGAGTCGATCCTGTTTCACGCCGCAGTTTCTGGGATCTGATTTACCGAATGTCGGCTGAAGGAGTCACCGTTTTCGTTACGACTCACTACATGGATGAGGCCGATTACTGTGATCGTCTGGCGCTTATTTACCGAGGAAGACTCATCGCCGAAGGCACTCCCCAGCAATTGAAAGAAGAGTACATGGTGAAAGACGTCCTGGAGATCGAAGTCGATGATGTCGTCGGGGCAATGGAAACATTGAAACGCAGGGGAATAGAGAGTGTGGTGTTCGGCAGTCTCCTTCACGTCGCGGTGGAGAAAGACCCGCAAGGGCCAGCCAAACTCAAGGAAATGCTGGAACAGGATGGGATTCCGGTCAACGGGATCGAACAAATCCCGCCGTCCCTGGAAGATGTGTTTGTAACCTTGATTGAGGTATCGTAA
- a CDS encoding ABC transporter ATP-binding protein — protein sequence MGDKSEAIRTENLSRIFGTNTAVDRLNLTVEKGELFGLVGPDGAGKTTLLRLLTAILDPSSGNAWVGGRSILDEGEEIKEHIGYMSQRFGLYEDLTVMENILFYADLYDVPKKERPPRIERLLGFSNLTPFKDRRAGNLSGGMKQKLGLACTLVHTPEILFLDEPTNGVDPVSRRDFWRILYDLLREGITTIISTSYLDEAERCTRVALFDKGRLLLVEKPDAMRRSFPYPMLEIWCDDSRRAGEITKRLEGVKNVSVYGDRIHVSLDREERGDAVVTALRNESIRVLDQRAAMPSIEDIFISTIGQEQ from the coding sequence ATGGGGGACAAGAGCGAAGCGATACGCACGGAAAACCTATCCCGGATCTTCGGGACGAATACGGCCGTCGACAGGCTGAACCTGACGGTCGAAAAAGGGGAACTCTTCGGCTTAGTCGGGCCTGACGGAGCAGGCAAGACGACTCTCCTGAGGCTTCTGACAGCAATTCTTGATCCATCGTCAGGGAATGCCTGGGTTGGAGGTAGATCGATTCTTGACGAGGGAGAGGAAATCAAGGAACACATCGGCTACATGTCGCAACGTTTCGGACTCTATGAGGATCTCACGGTCATGGAGAACATTCTTTTCTATGCCGATCTTTACGACGTGCCGAAGAAGGAGAGGCCACCCCGGATCGAACGGCTTCTTGGATTCAGCAATCTCACCCCATTCAAAGACAGAAGAGCGGGCAATCTGTCTGGAGGGATGAAGCAAAAGCTCGGACTGGCCTGCACACTTGTACACACTCCGGAAATTCTCTTTCTCGACGAGCCAACTAATGGGGTTGATCCTGTTTCCAGAAGGGATTTCTGGCGAATTCTGTACGATCTCCTCAGGGAAGGGATCACCACGATTATTTCCACGTCGTACCTCGACGAGGCGGAGCGATGCACGAGGGTTGCCCTCTTTGACAAGGGGCGCCTTTTGCTGGTTGAAAAGCCCGATGCCATGAGACGGTCGTTCCCCTATCCGATGCTGGAGATCTGGTGTGACGATTCGCGGAGGGCCGGTGAGATCACGAAGAGATTGGAGGGTGTGAAAAATGTAAGTGTTTATGGTGACAGAATCCACGTGAGTCTCGATCGGGAAGAACGGGGTGACGCGGTTGTCACCGCCCTCCGGAACGAGTCAATCAGAGTTCTCGACCAGAGGGCAGCCATGCCTTCGATTGAAGACATCTTCATTTCAACAATCGGACAGGAGCAATGA